One genomic window of Indioceanicola profundi includes the following:
- a CDS encoding CaiB/BaiF CoA transferase family protein: MAAERTGSLTGLRVLEFAAIGPVPYAAMLLADFGADVVRVDRPDAKLSHPFGAFDRGRRSIALDLKSPGDMETALRLMDRADMVVEGFRPGVMERLGLGPEVALARNPRLVYGRMTGWGQSGPLADKAGHDINYLALTGALAAIGPKDGKPVPPLNLVADFGGGSMFLIFGLLAAHIEAQRSGKGQVVDAAMVDGASSLMSLFHWMGRAGAWTPRRGENLLDGGAPFYTTYECADGRHVALGALEPEFWAEFRRLAGLSDPLFDRYMDRSNWAEIGQRLTDLFRTRTRDEWAALMQGSDACLTPVLTLEEAASHPHMQARGTLDEAAGMTQPAPAPRLSRTPGGIASGPAKPGAHTDEVLKDWGVKPA, from the coding sequence ATGGCGGCGGAGAGGACGGGGTCGCTGACGGGGCTGCGCGTGCTGGAGTTCGCCGCCATCGGCCCGGTTCCCTATGCCGCCATGCTGCTGGCCGATTTCGGGGCGGATGTGGTGCGGGTGGACCGGCCGGATGCCAAACTCAGCCATCCCTTCGGCGCATTCGACCGGGGCCGCCGCTCCATCGCCCTGGACCTGAAAAGCCCGGGCGACATGGAAACCGCGTTGCGCCTGATGGACAGGGCGGACATGGTCGTCGAGGGGTTCCGGCCCGGCGTGATGGAGCGGCTGGGGCTCGGGCCGGAGGTGGCGCTGGCCCGCAATCCACGGCTGGTCTATGGCCGCATGACCGGCTGGGGCCAGTCAGGGCCGCTGGCGGACAAGGCGGGGCACGACATCAACTATCTGGCCCTGACGGGCGCTCTGGCCGCGATCGGTCCGAAGGATGGCAAGCCGGTGCCGCCGTTGAACTTGGTGGCGGATTTCGGCGGCGGGTCCATGTTCCTGATCTTCGGCCTGCTGGCGGCTCATATCGAGGCGCAGCGGTCGGGCAAGGGACAGGTGGTGGACGCCGCCATGGTGGATGGCGCTTCCTCCCTGATGTCCCTGTTCCACTGGATGGGCCGGGCAGGAGCGTGGACCCCGCGCCGGGGGGAGAACCTGCTGGACGGCGGCGCCCCATTCTACACGACATATGAATGCGCGGACGGCAGGCATGTGGCGCTGGGCGCGTTGGAGCCGGAATTCTGGGCCGAGTTCCGCCGGTTGGCCGGGCTGAGCGATCCCTTGTTCGACCGCTATATGGATCGGTCCAACTGGGCCGAGATCGGCCAGCGCCTGACCGATCTGTTCCGGACCAGGACGCGGGACGAATGGGCCGCCCTGATGCAGGGCAGCGACGCCTGCCTGACGCCCGTATTGACGCTGGAGGAAGCCGCCAGCCACCCGCACATGCAGGCGCGCGGCACGCTAGATGAGGCGGCCGGCATGACCCAGCCCGCCCCGGCCCCCCGCCTGTCCCGCACCCCCGGCGGCATCGCCTCCGGCCCGGCCAAGCCGGGCGCGCATACGGATGAGGTGCTGAAGGATTGGGGCGTGAAGCCGGCGTGA
- a CDS encoding 2Fe-2S iron-sulfur cluster-binding protein, translated as MRTLRAIHKWLGLLVGLQLLAWVGSGAVMSLLDHQAVSGHSVSRPQPAPVLGRTQPVAELSALPAALGRPEVRSLRLRPLLDRWVYEAVLPDGTLRLLSAEDLSPVAVDEALALEIARAGYAGPGPVSGVAALTAPVQELRKHEGPVWRVDFADEDATAVYVDGGTGRILAHRTDSWRLFDIAWMLHIMDYRGREDFNHPLIIAAAIAATWLALTGLVMLPAGLLRDRFVLRRQVAVPARLTGGPFGEGQAVDLPAGKSWFEALAATGTALPSECGGVGDCGRCRITLDPAPAACEADRRRIPQRRLDQGVRLACQHAVAPGSCARLP; from the coding sequence ATGAGGACCCTGCGCGCCATCCACAAATGGCTGGGGCTGCTGGTGGGACTGCAGCTCCTCGCCTGGGTGGGAAGCGGGGCGGTGATGTCCCTGCTGGACCATCAGGCAGTGTCCGGCCATTCCGTCTCCCGCCCGCAGCCGGCTCCCGTTCTGGGCCGCACCCAGCCTGTAGCGGAGCTGTCGGCGCTTCCAGCGGCGCTGGGGAGGCCGGAAGTCCGGTCGCTGCGTCTCCGCCCCCTGCTGGACCGCTGGGTGTATGAGGCGGTGCTGCCGGACGGGACCTTGCGGCTCCTGTCAGCCGAGGACCTCTCCCCGGTGGCGGTGGATGAGGCGCTTGCGCTGGAGATCGCGCGCGCTGGATATGCCGGTCCGGGGCCGGTGTCGGGCGTTGCGGCCCTGACGGCGCCGGTGCAGGAGCTGCGCAAGCATGAAGGACCGGTCTGGCGCGTGGATTTCGCGGATGAGGACGCCACGGCGGTCTATGTGGATGGCGGCACCGGCCGCATCCTGGCCCACAGGACCGATTCCTGGCGGCTGTTCGACATCGCCTGGATGCTGCACATCATGGATTACCGGGGGCGGGAGGACTTTAACCATCCGCTGATCATCGCCGCCGCGATTGCCGCTACATGGCTGGCCCTGACCGGGCTGGTGATGCTGCCTGCCGGCCTGCTGAGGGACCGGTTCGTCCTCCGCCGGCAGGTTGCGGTTCCGGCGCGGCTCACCGGCGGCCCGTTCGGTGAGGGGCAGGCGGTCGACCTTCCGGCCGGGAAGAGCTGGTTCGAGGCCTTGGCCGCCACGGGAACCGCACTGCCGTCCGAATGCGGCGGGGTGGGGGACTGTGGCCGCTGCCGCATCACCCTGGACCCGGCCCCAGCCGCTTGCGAGGCGGATCGCCGCCGCATCCCCCAGCGCCGCCTGGACCAGGGCGTGCGGCTTGCCTGCCAGCATGCGGTTGCGCCGGGCAGTTGCGCCCGGCTGCCCTGA
- a CDS encoding ribbon-helix-helix domain-containing protein: protein MIKKRSLMIAGHPTSVTLEAEFWEALKELAAARGTTVSALVEQIDREREGNLSSAIRVWVLNAVRGR from the coding sequence ATGATCAAGAAGCGCTCCCTGATGATTGCCGGCCACCCCACCAGCGTGACGCTGGAGGCGGAGTTCTGGGAGGCGTTGAAGGAACTGGCAGCCGCCCGCGGCACCACCGTTTCAGCCCTGGTGGAGCAGATCGACCGGGAGCGGGAGGGAAACCTGTCCAGCGCGATCCGGGTCTGGGTCCTGAACGCCGTCCGTGGCCGGTAG